A stretch of Deinococcus cellulosilyticus NBRC 106333 = KACC 11606 DNA encodes these proteins:
- a CDS encoding AAA family ATPase, with protein MVSKLTHLTGIGETHAARIIKHLGNGSESRALDRIESNPYDLIQVPRIGFKTADRIALTHYRLRTDNPDRHFAGNQYLLEQEGSLPERDYLSKRQALGLTENQHQYRGVEQDSGRVWYPSVLEAEKKFAEWVVTCLELPSAPRPLPPLRATAEEAAYLEELDPIQQRAALTAIHGSMPCLTITGGAGTGKTRVIAAIAKLAELHEIPLAVSAFAGKAADRVRESLELAGVVPEYSGTIHRMLGYRGNGGFADEKLAYKIIIIDEASMVETRLLWHVVRAMTEGARLILVGDDGQLPPVGFGQPFKDLISLGAPRVHLEKNYRQRDQLGIIDLAHHVRTGKVLHSIDPTCVDLQVSKDISTITETLLESLAGQNVDDWQLITWKNEDAEAMNVVIQDIVNPTGFPLMTYRVFGAQDQVEIRSNDKVMVRQNDYDLGIFNGQLGTALDTRLVTIVQERQAESLEDHAIADDDGIIREKKDVLCLLVRIGGEIVNIPLEDASELIRLGYAITVHKAQGSDWNRVIIFQTCPVAFDAQRWWYTSVTRAKSMLHIYYADKALGNPLLRWWMNAHRTMHDGPSILVGRIKKLKQELDQKGFLKVWNTMTEEARQQHIENLLS; from the coding sequence ATGGTCAGTAAACTCACCCACCTGACGGGCATCGGTGAAACCCACGCTGCCCGAATCATCAAGCACCTCGGGAACGGCAGTGAAAGCCGCGCCCTCGACAGGATTGAAAGCAACCCCTACGACCTGATTCAAGTGCCCCGCATCGGGTTCAAAACCGCTGACCGAATCGCCCTCACCCACTACCGTCTGCGCACCGACAACCCGGACCGGCACTTCGCTGGAAACCAGTACCTGCTTGAGCAGGAAGGCAGCCTGCCTGAACGCGACTACCTCAGCAAACGCCAGGCACTCGGGCTCACAGAGAACCAGCACCAATACCGTGGCGTTGAGCAGGACAGTGGTCGCGTCTGGTACCCCAGCGTGCTTGAAGCCGAGAAGAAGTTCGCTGAGTGGGTGGTCACCTGTCTGGAACTTCCCAGTGCACCCAGACCCCTCCCACCCCTCAGGGCGACAGCAGAGGAAGCAGCCTACCTTGAAGAGCTCGACCCCATCCAGCAACGGGCTGCATTGACAGCCATTCACGGAAGCATGCCCTGCCTGACCATCACAGGTGGTGCAGGCACCGGGAAAACCCGCGTGATTGCCGCCATTGCCAAGCTTGCAGAGCTGCACGAAATCCCCCTGGCAGTCTCTGCTTTTGCAGGTAAGGCAGCAGACCGGGTCAGAGAGAGCCTGGAACTGGCAGGGGTGGTCCCCGAATACTCCGGCACCATCCACCGCATGCTGGGTTACCGTGGGAACGGTGGTTTTGCAGACGAGAAACTCGCCTACAAAATCATCATCATTGATGAGGCCAGCATGGTGGAAACCCGCCTCCTCTGGCACGTGGTTCGCGCCATGACCGAGGGTGCAAGGCTCATCCTCGTGGGTGACGATGGGCAACTGCCACCCGTGGGATTTGGTCAGCCCTTCAAGGACCTGATTTCTCTGGGTGCACCCCGTGTGCACCTTGAAAAGAACTACCGTCAGCGCGACCAGCTCGGCATCATCGACCTTGCCCACCACGTCAGAACCGGGAAGGTCCTGCACAGCATTGACCCCACCTGCGTTGACCTGCAGGTTTCAAAAGACATCAGCACCATCACCGAAACCCTGCTGGAATCCCTCGCAGGGCAGAACGTGGATGACTGGCAGCTGATCACCTGGAAGAACGAGGATGCCGAAGCCATGAACGTGGTCATTCAGGACATCGTGAATCCCACCGGTTTCCCCCTCATGACCTACCGGGTGTTCGGGGCCCAGGACCAGGTAGAGATCCGCTCGAATGACAAGGTGATGGTGCGCCAGAACGATTACGACCTTGGCATTTTCAACGGCCAGCTGGGCACCGCACTCGACACCCGACTCGTGACCATCGTACAGGAGCGGCAAGCCGAGAGCCTGGAAGATCACGCAATCGCTGATGATGACGGCATCATCCGAGAGAAGAAAGACGTGCTGTGCCTGCTGGTCCGCATTGGCGGGGAGATCGTGAACATCCCCCTGGAGGATGCCAGCGAGCTCATTCGCCTTGGGTATGCCATTACGGTTCACAAAGCCCAGGGGTCGGACTGGAACCGGGTCATCATCTTCCAGACCTGTCCGGTCGCATTTGATGCCCAGCGGTGGTGGTACACCTCTGTAACCCGCGCCAAAAGCATGCTGCACATCTACTACGCAGACAAAGCCCTCGGGAATCCCCTGCTGCGGTGGTGGATGAATGCCCACAGAACCATGCATGACGGACCCAGCATCCTCGTTGGCCGCATCAAGAAACTCAAGCAGGAACTCGACCAGAAAGGCTTCCTCAAAGTCTGGAACACCATGACCGAAGAGGCACGCCAGCAGCACATTGAGAACCTGCTCTCCTGA